The nucleotide sequence TGTCCCCCTTGCCAGGGGGGATGGGGCCCGAAGGGCCGGGGGTGTTCCGTGGGGGCGAGGCATGCCTCGCCCTTACAATTTTAGGCCGCTTGCCCCTTGGTGAAATTCAACAGTCCGCCGGCCAAAAGTATCTGCTTCTGCCTTTCCGTAAAGCCGTGCTTTGCTTGGAAGTTCCGGTGCTTGGTGGCGTTGCGAACTTCAATCGTCTCCGCCGAACTGGACAAAAAGTTGGTCAGCCCGGCCACCTCCAGCTTGTCCCCCTGCTCCTGCCAGTCGTAATCCTTGGGGTCGGCAAATGTCAAAGGCACGATGCCGAAGTTTATCAGATTCGTCCAGTGAATCCGGGCGAAGCTTTTGGCCAAAACCAGCTTGATTCCCAGATACATTGGCGCCAGGGCGGCATGCTCGCGGGAGCTCCCCTGCCCGTAATTGTCCCCCCCGATAATCACCCCGCCCCCTTTTTGCTGGGCCCGCTCCACAAACTTTTCATCCACCCGGAAAAAGACGAACTTCGAAATCGCCGGGATGTTGGAGCGCAAGGGCAGAATCTTGGCCCCCGCCGGCATGATATGATCCGTGGTGATGTTGTCTCCCAATTTGATTAGCACTTCGCCCGTAATTGTCTCTTCCATCGCCCCGCGGGTCGGCAAGGGTTTGATGTTCGGCCCGCGCAAAATCTCCACCCCCTCCGGCTTTCTCACCGGCGCCAAAATCATCCGGTCATCCACGACAAACGATTTGGGCGTGGGCGTGCGGAATCCCTTCCCCAGCTTGCGCGGGTCGGTAATCACCCCTTTCAAGGCGCAGGCCACCGCCGTCTCCGGACTCGAAAGATACACCTGCGCATCCTTGGTGCCGGAGCGCCCTTCAAAATTCCGGTTGAAGCTGCGCACCGAAACCCCGCCGGAAGGGGGCGCCTGCCCCATCCCGATGCAGGGGCCGCAGGCCGATTCGAGTATGCGCGCGCCGGCGGCAATCAAATCGGAAAGCGCCCCGGATTTGTCCACGTTGTAAAAAACCTGCTTGGAGCCGGGGGTGACGGTCATGTCCAGCCCGGGATAAATCCTTTTCCCCTTCAAAATCTTGGCCGCCACGGACAAATCATGGAACGAGGAATTGGTGCAGGAGCCGATGCAGACCTG is from Verrucomicrobiia bacterium and encodes:
- a CDS encoding aconitate hydratase — its product is MKRNLVQKIIEAHLVEGEMKPGREVAIKIDQTLTQDATGTMAYLQFEAMGIPKVKTRLSVSYVDHNMLQTGFENADDHRYLQSVAARYGIYFSKPGNGICHQVHLERFGAPGATLLGSDSHTPTSGGIGSLAIGAGGLDVAVAMAGGPFYMTMPKIVRVLLLGKLRPWVTAKDIILEMLRRLTVKGGVGKIFEYVGPGVKSLTVPERGTITNMGAELGATTSIFPSDENTLAYLKAQKRPKGYKPLGPDKDAEYDDEIVIDLNKLEPLIARPHSPDNVVPVKEVEGTKVDQVCIGSCTNSSFHDLSVAAKILKGKRIYPGLDMTVTPGSKQVFYNVDKSGALSDLIAAGARILESACGPCIGMGQAPPSGGVSVRSFNRNFEGRSGTKDAQVYLSSPETAVACALKGVITDPRKLGKGFRTPTPKSFVVDDRMILAPVRKPEGVEILRGPNIKPLPTRGAMEETITGEVLIKLGDNITTDHIMPAGAKILPLRSNIPAISKFVFFRVDEKFVERAQQKGGGVIIGGDNYGQGSSREHAALAPMYLGIKLVLAKSFARIHWTNLINFGIVPLTFADPKDYDWQEQGDKLEVAGLTNFLSSSAETIEVRNATKHRNFQAKHGFTERQKQILLAGGLLNFTKGQAA